From Burkholderia cenocepacia, the proteins below share one genomic window:
- a CDS encoding ABC transporter ATP-binding protein/permease, translating into MLLMLVIGSSWATTYVMLWNNNWTGMFYDAIGASRFKVLPELLVRFLLVAMAGAVVQITGVVLQQIVQIRWRRWLTTWLAEKWLARNNYYRIERDRELENVDQRIAEDVKLFVNDTLLLGLGFLSVPVSVVSFSVVLWRMGGPFQMHVGGSSYVLHGYLVFAAFAYTAVIFAATHYLGRRLITLTARQHRVEGDFRVLMVGVREFAEQIAFFQGQTSEHGRLQASFRFVVSNLYATLWVNTRLLFFTNIVGQVSSVIPTLLVLPQLMSGGLTLGGLMKSNGAFHSVTGALAFFPQVYPGFTSWRAEANRLREFLHVSEHEPRHDIALDESHTGAVAASGLVLRDASGATLSRVPDFVLLAGRRCLVRGRSGCGKSTLLRALAGLWPYGEGTIVRPAAGTFFLPQRSYIPPGTLKAAVTYPRDASAYPDSECEALLHACGLSTYASQLHVEDRWSTRLSGGEQQRVAFARVLLAKPSTVFLDECTSALDSQSEKELYGLLIERLPQATVVSVAHRKELLAFHDTTLDFPAPAAPEARQDAADEAKDSNAGSRAYVGTQLC; encoded by the coding sequence ATGTTGCTGATGCTCGTGATCGGGTCGAGTTGGGCCACGACGTACGTGATGCTGTGGAACAACAACTGGACCGGCATGTTCTACGATGCGATCGGCGCTTCCCGATTTAAGGTGCTGCCGGAGCTGCTCGTGCGTTTCCTGCTCGTGGCGATGGCCGGCGCGGTCGTGCAGATTACCGGGGTGGTGCTGCAGCAAATCGTGCAGATTCGCTGGCGCCGGTGGCTCACGACCTGGCTCGCCGAAAAATGGCTCGCACGCAACAACTATTATCGGATCGAACGCGACCGGGAACTCGAGAACGTCGACCAGCGTATCGCTGAAGACGTGAAGCTGTTCGTCAACGACACGCTGCTGCTGGGTCTCGGGTTTCTTTCGGTACCGGTCAGCGTCGTGTCGTTCAGCGTCGTGCTGTGGCGCATGGGCGGCCCGTTTCAAATGCACGTCGGCGGATCGTCATACGTATTGCACGGTTATCTGGTATTCGCCGCATTTGCCTATACCGCCGTCATTTTTGCGGCGACGCATTATCTGGGCCGCAGGCTCATCACGCTGACGGCCAGACAGCATCGTGTCGAGGGCGATTTTCGCGTGCTCATGGTGGGCGTGCGTGAATTCGCGGAACAGATCGCGTTCTTTCAGGGGCAAACGTCCGAGCATGGGCGTCTGCAGGCATCGTTTCGCTTCGTGGTTTCGAATCTCTACGCGACGCTGTGGGTGAATACGCGCCTCTTATTCTTCACCAATATCGTCGGTCAGGTCAGTTCGGTCATTCCGACCTTGCTGGTGCTGCCGCAACTGATGTCGGGTGGGTTGACGCTCGGCGGGCTGATGAAATCGAACGGCGCATTTCATTCCGTCACGGGAGCGCTGGCATTTTTTCCGCAAGTGTATCCAGGATTTACGTCGTGGCGTGCGGAGGCCAACCGTTTGCGCGAATTCCTTCACGTGAGCGAGCATGAGCCGCGGCACGACATCGCGCTGGACGAAAGCCACACTGGAGCGGTCGCCGCGAGCGGGCTCGTCTTGCGCGACGCGTCCGGTGCCACACTGTCGCGCGTGCCCGACTTCGTGCTCCTGGCCGGCCGGCGGTGCCTCGTGCGAGGTCGATCGGGGTGCGGGAAAAGCACGTTGCTGCGCGCGCTGGCCGGCCTATGGCCCTACGGTGAAGGCACGATCGTGCGTCCGGCAGCCGGCACGTTCTTCTTGCCGCAACGCAGCTATATTCCGCCGGGCACGCTGAAGGCGGCCGTGACCTATCCGCGCGACGCGTCGGCGTACCCGGACAGCGAATGCGAGGCACTCCTGCATGCGTGCGGATTGTCGACCTATGCCTCCCAGCTCCATGTGGAGGACCGCTGGAGCACACGGCTGTCCGGCGGCGAGCAACAGCGCGTGGCATTTGCGCGCGTGCTGCTCGCCAAACCTTCCACGGTGTTCCTCGACGAATGCACGTCCGCACTCGATAGCCAGAGCGAGAAAGAACTTTACGGTCTGCTAATCGAGCGTTTGCCTCAGGCCACGGTCGTCAGCGTCGCGCATCGCAAGGAGCTGCTGGCGTTTCACGACACGACGCTCGATTTTCCCGCACCGGCGGCACCGGAAGCACGACAGGACGCGGCCGACGAAGCGAAGGATTCAAACGCCGGCAGCCGCGCATACGTCGGAACGCAACTGTGCTGA
- the trxA gene encoding thioredoxin has product MSNLKAVTLETIEADVINNPLPVLVDFWAPWCGPCKALAPTLSKLSEQFEGNVAFVKIDVDENAGVRERFGVRGIPTLILLRGGKELGRVVGNRSATQLAGFIDNHLGSVTALPAAIAVAPNAFGGNATLKAERLGALRAWVDRKRAAPSEAMWDGEIGSAIQFVCNTADVDDCARTLGIPANVLAVVESLSSYRSTHLNGAEFVAQWLDAVAVGANLARLPRMLVADLLSGGEMSELIGDDAALLSIRDRLVAQHGPARAAGPLDSELAEIKQALAKADAAAAGAAHALATRLLVLVAQPLGDAAIVTDFIFGLAGAHWELLRAACNWTRDDDRRFMQLADETSKRAVERGEEASQGDKTLERIGLVDSELIARFRSHYGEGTQAMKEVGTSIGDRLIAITQRCA; this is encoded by the coding sequence ATGAGCAATCTGAAAGCAGTGACGCTGGAAACCATCGAAGCCGACGTGATCAATAACCCGCTGCCCGTACTGGTCGACTTCTGGGCGCCCTGGTGCGGTCCGTGCAAGGCGCTCGCGCCGACGCTGTCGAAATTGAGCGAGCAATTTGAAGGCAACGTGGCGTTCGTGAAGATCGACGTGGACGAGAATGCAGGCGTTCGCGAACGATTCGGCGTTCGCGGTATTCCGACGCTGATCCTGCTGCGTGGCGGCAAGGAGCTCGGCCGCGTGGTCGGTAATCGCTCCGCCACGCAACTGGCCGGCTTCATCGACAACCACCTCGGCTCCGTGACGGCGTTGCCGGCGGCGATCGCCGTTGCACCGAACGCATTCGGCGGCAACGCCACGCTCAAGGCGGAGCGCCTTGGCGCATTGCGAGCGTGGGTGGATCGCAAGCGGGCCGCGCCTTCGGAAGCGATGTGGGACGGCGAAATCGGCAGCGCCATTCAGTTCGTCTGCAACACCGCGGACGTGGACGATTGCGCAAGAACGCTGGGTATTCCGGCCAACGTGCTGGCCGTGGTGGAATCGCTGTCGAGCTATCGCAGTACCCATCTGAATGGGGCGGAGTTCGTCGCGCAGTGGCTTGACGCCGTTGCGGTGGGGGCGAATCTCGCGCGGCTGCCGCGAATGCTGGTCGCGGATCTGCTGTCCGGCGGCGAGATGTCTGAGTTGATCGGCGACGATGCGGCGTTGCTGTCGATTCGCGACCGGCTTGTCGCGCAGCATGGTCCGGCGCGGGCGGCAGGGCCGCTCGACTCGGAACTGGCCGAGATCAAGCAGGCGCTCGCGAAGGCCGACGCTGCGGCAGCCGGCGCCGCACACGCGTTGGCGACACGGCTTCTCGTGTTGGTCGCTCAGCCGCTCGGCGATGCCGCGATCGTCACCGATTTCATATTCGGCCTTGCGGGTGCGCATTGGGAGTTGTTGCGCGCGGCCTGCAACTGGACGCGCGATGACGACCGACGCTTCATGCAGCTCGCGGATGAAACGTCGAAGCGCGCGGTGGAGCGCGGCGAAGAGGCTTCTCAAGGCGACAAGACTCTCGAGCGAATTGGGCTCGTGGATTCCGAACTCATTGCACGGTTTCGGTCTCACTACGGCGAGGGCACGCAGGCCATGAAAGAGGTCGGCACGAGCATCGGCGATCGTTTGATCGCGATCACGCAGCGCTGCGCGTAA